A stretch of Besnoitia besnoiti strain Bb-Ger1 chromosome III, whole genome shotgun sequence DNA encodes these proteins:
- a CDS encoding hypothetical protein (encoded by transcript BESB_050370), which yields MLFRSNWLSAITYKMRVPYGVKQSDTYRQAKKQTKLASKNARKMKESKGLLLEGKKSSMYMNMMQNTGIAWYRSLQVCKHLEMHWRAPTPPVTARLRERVAQAVAVVKQGR from the exons ATGTTGTTCCGCTCCAATTGGCTGTCGGCGATCACCTACAAGATGCGCGTGCCTTATGGTGTCAAGCAG AGCGACACCTACCGGcaagcgaagaagcagacgaagctCGCTTCGAAAAACGCGCGGAAGATGAAG GAGAGCAAGGGCTTACTGTTGGAAGGCAAGAAGAGCTCGATGTATATGAATATGATGCAGAATACAGGCATCGCGTGGTACCGCAGTCTGCAAGTATGCAAGCACCTCGAGATGCACTGGCGAGCTCCCACGCCGCCGGTTAccgctcgcctgcgggagcgcgtcgcccaggccgtcgccgtcgtcaaGCAGGGGCGATAA
- a CDS encoding LSM domain-containing protein (encoded by transcript BESB_050380), protein MKLVRFLMRLANETLVIELKNGTVIHGTVVGVDISMNTHLKNVKMTLKHANPVSMEHLTIRGNNIRYFILPDSLPLDTLLIDDTPLQRPAREAGRPLQRVRGRGRGRAGFRPRGLPGRR, encoded by the coding sequence ATGAAGCTCGTCCGCTTCTTGATGCGTCTCGCGAACGAGACGCTCGTGATTGAGCTGAAGAACGGGACGGTGATTCACGGAACTGTTGTTGGAGTCGACATCAGCATGAACACGCACCTGAAGAACGTGAAGATGACGCTGAAGCACGCGAACCCGGTGTCAATGGAGCACCTCACGATTCGCGGCAACAACATCCGCTACTTCATTCTTCCCGACTCCCTCCCCCTCGACACTCTCCTCATCGACGACACTCCGCTCCAGCGTCCCGCGCGCGAAGCTGGAcgcccgctgcagagagttcgcggccgcggcagaggccgtgCCGGCTTTcgcccccgcggcctcccTGGGCGGAGGTAA
- a CDS encoding putative histone deacetylase (encoded by transcript BESB_050390), which yields MGTQVPEAALRREEGLSTAAQSLASPSSVSSLSLPSPFSLRDVNSCLRRWGDVETGASRGDRKAGQGDAVSAAACPPRRAHAAKPEKGSPRVDMPTNGDADSAPHSTSPPCVKKENAHRSAGAPSRAASPPAASSSASPGISASAGSAASSAVAAAAPSASPGFSGGASDFPLTSPSLTALGYASRLSEHPDKGPVDLPELEEDAAVLKSKLSTLCALFREEAQRLSALHLGTLAGCLPQQPRSGDSPSSPSSSSSSSSPSSCSPAPSSSSTSSSSFSVSSADASVPLQPVEDAGGDASTASVSRGEGQPPAGSETPNGGEAGDAQLSRDVESADGALKASRKGAKKAGKPSKKERENAPGGACAHTGAGVSTSAGILDFRGPSGVWTLEAKGQELSDGAKDTMEVAFGRHRRPVREFHLALPTLTHLLLRTLATAPASSWVAGVGEASAACSSSCPPLLRYIITQNVDGLHARCGTPFSRLGEVHGSMFTERCDFCARRFLRDFPLPTLSFAPTGRLCGLCAFPPSGVCTDVLLDWHDRYERVFETLALRNTRAASLHLCLGSSLQIQPACHFPGRERHRQSSLVIANLQATPLDRQATLCLRYTTDGVSAALAGALFERFSGERRRATDARIAAAGGANLAAPERGEKLAEEAPHGEGGEALARLEGETSRRPQKRSRESEREADACGALSEEGHEERDSTRRENAADRIATDADVANARGGDGAERTVRLRWGWSAAGGRWGCLFSEDAEAATAGVDKSAADERQRGDSLAAKREEDTNAQPRERVGRGAEEEDTEDLSAPFIRTSLLFVARLPLRALPAAAAPCEPPLWDTGKKRKKRKTETKKTQQVASKTEAPKGEGRPRERARRENEADGEGDTDKDVARPSPERPSTEGECLTVSETEAKNYDDDTLAAWVEAHYAQDVREASTSSADAPDGARLSAALPEAPPPPLQAASDLSASVEASARAQRVLLRIACGLKVEELAAGAAQRGAEATGEEGEGDWRRAATPRLAPRASAGFPDSRRARIQHIDCLRGLWTVDFYRDTRLRLYLWYGTTAELRLFYSPEQRALEVDVWQFQLACTPGTCSASLPPSLVLSPSPSLRPQPANGERQIDESGEAQKDDGNCEGDAEGETPDTRRDSRPNLPPGRSPSPEAPPRLAAPPKPAAPLHASAASSASAAQSASAAGRPASRRASDAPLYREGPFALEERRGQVSLLASASLCMRGAFAPADLPRRAAHLPHAAERQRKEEERELSAHPDCRRTRLVACLKAAEEGGAASAAARAKSQTEGTATAPLAGSPKYRELPLPDALVSLYRLHALATLPLMRSDFLEALRNAKRKRAPVHQSSPHPPAPSCSASALPCGSASFPGLPSSSAASSASPSNSDSPSPSASASRYPLRNRSESRRASPSSAALPQKKPRNRAEACVVFSSRELPFLLPLNSEENEGANNAATSLLPLVPRERRREEKRRGFRSHEASRGEEEGNALAAETTCKEACTVKRRCGEAGGGGQAEWSPANQMNCEGNRGAELAAADRHDTREEERNNETEEIAAAQGERGEVPAWESIEDEVTCRPVFLICSDFELGELLDLSREDDAIRALVPTKKFLTSYSSRLAPSPAPASLLPCECPLPAPPCLSSSSSSTSSEIVFSSSGGRDARPGGAQTEGGGATGGGSRETPATKKTSRNRPEKNAVEEANRNTLHATWKATYLALKRLQRANRRGSHAPTPASSSTALRPLDSAACVEQSEGSAATEKTVLVDATVWQALRLFPMWALMYCIDTLECV from the exons ATGGGGACGCAGGTGCCCGAGGCGGCActccggcgcgaggagggactCTCGACAGCTGCTcagtctctcgcgtctccctcctctgtctcttctctctctctgccttcgcccTTTTCGCTGCGCGACGTGAACAGCTGCTTGCGGCGGTGGGGCGACGTGGAGACGGGAGCTTCGCGCGGAGATCGAAAAGCCGGTCAGGGCGATGCGGTTTCTGCCGCCGCttgcccgccgcgtcgcgcgcacgCTGCGAAACCCGAAAAAGGGAGTCCTCGCGTGGACATGCCGACgaacggagacgcagactcCGCGCCACACAGCACGTCACCTCCCTGCGTCAAGAAAGAAAATGCGCATCGCAGTGCCGGggctccttctcgcgccgcctctccgccggccgcttcttcgtctgcttcccccgggatctccgcctctgctggctccgctgcgtcgtctgcggtggcggcggcggcgccttctgcgtctcccggTTTCTCGGGTGGCGCGAGTGACTTTCCCCTgacgtcgccctcgctgaCTGCGCTCGGCTacgcgtcgcgcctctctgagCACCCCGACAAAGGCCCCGTGGACCTGCCGGAGCTCGAGGAGGATGCCGCTGTTCTGAAAAGCAAACTGAGTACGCTCTGCGCTCTTTttcgcgaagaagcgcagcggcTCTCTGCCCTCCACCTCGGAACCCTCGCCGGCTGTCTGCCCCAGCAACCCCGCTCCGGCGATtccccttcctctccttcttcttcctcttcctcttcctctccctcatCTTGTTCTCCTgctccctcttcttcatccacttcttcttcgtcctttTCTGTGTCTTCTGCAGATGCTTCcgtccctctgcagcctgttgaagacgccggcggagacgcctctACCGCGAGCGTTTCTCGAGGGGAAGGTCAGCCTCCTGCAGGGAGCGAGACGCCAAatggcggcgaagcgggcgacgcgcagctgagCAGAGACGTCGAGTCAGCGGATGGCGCACTAAAAGCCTCGAGAAAGGGGGCGAAAAAGGCTGGAAAGCCCTCAAAAAAGGAACGCGAGAACGCGCcgggaggcgcctgcgcccacACAGGCGCCGGCGTTTCCACGAGTGCAGGCATCCTCGACTTTCGCGGGCCCTCGGGTGTATGGACACTCGAGGCGAAGGGCCAGGAGCTTTCAGATGGCGCGAAGGACACCATGGAG GTGGCCTTCGGGCGTCACCGGCGTCCTGTCCGCGAGTTTCATCTCGCGCTTCCCACGCTCACGCACCTTCTTCTGAGGACGCTGGCAACCGCGCCAGCCTCCTCGTGggtcgcgggcgtcggcgaggcctccgcggcttgctcttcttcttgcccTCCGCTGTTGCGGTACATCATCACGCAGAACGTGGacgggctgcatgcgcgctgcggcacgcCCTTCTCGCGGCTCGGCGAAGTCCACGGCAGCATGTTCACCGAGCGCTGCGacttctgcgcgcgccgcttcctccgcgactTTCCACTCCCGACCCTCAGCTTCGCCCCCACGGGTCGCCTCTGCG GGCTCTGCGCGTTTCCGCCTTCTGGCGTATGTACGGACGTGCTGCTGGACTGGCATGACAGGTACGAGCGCGTCTTCGAGacgctcgccctccgcaacacgcgcgcagcgtctctccACCTATGTCTAGGCTCTTCGCTGCAAATCCAACCTGCCTGCCACTTTCcagggcgcgagcgacacAGGCAGAGCTCCCTCGTGATCGCAAatctgcaggcgacgccgctcgATCGGCAGGCCACTCTCTGTTTGCGGTACACCACCgacggcgtctctgcggcgctcgcgggtgCCCTCTTTGAGCGCTTTTccggagaaagaagacgcgcgacagacgcccgcattgcagcagcaggcggagcgaatctcgcggcgccggagcgaggagaaaaactcgcagaagaggcaccccacggagagggaggagaggcgctggCACGCCTCGAGGGGGAGACTTCGCGACGCCCTCAAAAACGAagccgagagagcgagagggaggcagacgcgtgcGGGGCTCTCTCTGAGGAGGGTCACGAGGAGCGAGACTCCACGCGCCGTGAAAACGCCGCAGACAGGATCGCGACTGACGCGGACGTAGcaaacgcgagaggcggcgacggcgccgagaggaCAGTGAGACTGCGCTGGGGTtggagcgcggcgggcgggaggTGGGGATGCCTTttcagcgaagacgccgaggccgcgacagCCGGAGTGGACAAAAGTGCCGCAGACGAAAGACAAAGAGGAGACAGTCTCGCGGCGAAACGTGAGGAAGACACCAacgcgcagccccgcgagCGTgtaggccgcggcgccgaggaggaagataCAGAAGACCTCTCTGCGCCATTTATTCGCACGTCGCTCCTCTTTGTCgcccgcctgcctctgcgcgctctccctgcagcggccgcgccctgcgAGCCCCCCCTGTGGGATACcgggaagaaaagaaaaaagaggaaaacagAAACCAAGAAAACCCAGCAAGTAGCCAGCaagacggaggcgccgaaaGGCGAAGGACGCCCACGCGAACGAGCGCGCCGGGAGAACGAGGCggacggagaaggcgacacAGATAAGGACGTGGCGAGACCCTCCCCCGAGAGGCCTTCGACTGAAGGAGAGTGCCTCACAGTTAGCGAAACCGAGGCGAAAAACTACGACGACGACACTCTTGCGGCGTGGGTCGAGGCGCACTACGCGCAGGACGTCCGAGAGGCCTCGACGtcctccgcagacgcgcctgaCGGTGCgaggctctccgccgctctcccAGAGGCTCCACCACCACCGCTCCAAGCCGCTTCAGACTTGTCGGCTTCTGtcgaggcgtctgcgcgtgcgcagcgtgTCTTGCTTCGCATCGCGTGCGGCCTCAAggtcgaggagctcgcggcgggcgccgcccagcgaggggcggaggcgacaggagaggaaggcgaaggcgactggcgacgcgccgcaacgccgcgcctggcgcctcgcgcctctgcaggcttcCCCGAttcccgccgcgcccgaatTCAGCACATCGACTGCTTGCGAGGCCTGTGGACTGTCGACTTCTACAGAG ACACGCGACTCCGCCTTTACCTTTGGTATGGGACAACCGCCGAGCTACGCCTCTTCTACTCTCCTGAGCAACGAG CTCTAGAAGTCGACGTGTGGCAGTTTCAACTGGCCTGTACCCCCGGGACGTGCtcagcgtctctgccgccctcgctcgtgctctctccgtctccttctctgcgccctcaGCCTGCGAATGGAGAGAGGCAGATCGATGAGTCTGGAGAAGCGCAGAAAGACGACGGCAActgcgaaggagacgcagagggagagacgccCGACACGCGACGCGACTCGCGTCCGAACCTCCCCCCaggccgctcgccctctccagaggctccgccgcgcctcgctgcgccgccgaagcccgcggcgcctctgcacgcaagtgccgcctcctctgcgtctgccgctcagtcagcctcggcggcgggtcGCCCTGCGTCACGCCGCGCGTCTGATGCGCCGCTGTATCGCGAAGGACCTTTTGCGCtggaggagcggcgcggacaagtttcgctgctcgcgtctgcgtcgctctgtATGCGTGGCGCCTTTGCGCCGGCAGacctcccgcggcgcgcagcacacCTCCCTcacgccgcggagcgccagcgaaaggaagaagagcgagagtTGTCTGCGCATCCGGactgcaggcgcacgcggctcgTAGCCTGTCTGAAAGCCGCTGAGGAGGGAGGAGCagcttccgcggctgcgcgagctaAGTCGCAGACCGAGGGCACCGCCACGGCGCCCCTGGCAGGTTCGCCCAAATACAGGGAACTGCCTCTACCAGACGCCCTCGTCTCGCTCTaccggctgcatgcgctagCCACTCTCCCGCTGATGCGCAGCGACTTCCTTGAGGCTCTGCGAAACGCAAAAAGGAAACGCGCACCTGTGCATCAATCCTCTCCTCACCCTCCGGCGCCCTCTTGCTCTGCTTCGGCTTTGCCTTGTGGCTCAGCTTCCTTTCCGGGTTTGCCTTCTAGCTCAGCTGCTTCTTCGGCTTCGCCTTCTAACTCTGATTCTCCGTCaccttctgcttctgcctcgcgctaTCCTCTTCGCAACCGCTCGGAgagccggcgcgcgtcgccgtcgtccgccgccctcccgcaGAAGAAGCCTCGAAATCGCGCCGAGGCGTgcgtcgttttctcctctcgcgaACTCCCGTTTCTTCTGCCTTTAAACAGCGAAGAGAATGAAGGAGCAAACAACGCCGCGacttcgcttcttccgcttgtgccgcgggagcggcggcgtgaggagaagcgccgcggtTTTAGGTCCCATGAGGCTtcacgcggagaggaagaaggaaacgcgCTAGCGGCTGAGACAACCTGCAAGGAAGCATGTACCGTCAAGAGACGGTGTGGTgaggcgggcggaggcggacaaGCAGAATGGAGCCCAGCCAACCAGATGAACTGCGAAGGAAACCGAGGAGCTGAgctggcggctgcagacCGGCACGATacgcgggaagaagagagaaacaaCGAAACAGAGGAGATTGCCGCAGCGCAAGGAGAAAGAGGTGAAGTGCCAGCGTGGGAGAGCATCGAAGACGAAGTTACGTGTCGACCTGTTTTCCTCATTTGCAGCGACTTTGAGCTCGGCGAACTGCTTGATCTCTCCCGAGAAGACGACGCTATCCGCGCCCTTGTGCCGACGAAGAAATTCCTCACTTCCTAttcgtctcgcctcgcgccttctcccgcgcctgcgtctctcctcccttGTGAGTGTCCtcttcccgcgccgccttgtctttcttcttcctcgtcttctacTTCTTCTGAAATTGTGTTTTCCTCCTCGGGAGGTCGTGACGCGAggccgggcggcgcgcagaccgaaggcggcggcgcgacaggaGGAGGCTCACGCGAGACACCTGCGACAAAGAAGACCAGCAGAAATCGGCCCGAAAAGAATGCAGTTGAGGAGGCGAATCGGAATACGTTGCACGCGACCTGGAAAGCGACATATCTGGCGTTGAAGAGACTTCAGAGAGCGAACCGCcgaggcagccacgcgcccactcccgcgtcctcttcgacGGCGTTGCGTCCCCTTGACTCTGCGGCATGTGTAGAACaaagcgaaggcagcgcagcgacagAAAAAACTGTTCTGGTGGACGCGACCGTCTGGCAAGCCCTTCGCCTGTTCCCCATGTGGGCCCTCATGTACTGTATTGACACTCTGGAGTGCGTCTGA